The Oncorhynchus gorbuscha isolate QuinsamMale2020 ecotype Even-year unplaced genomic scaffold, OgorEven_v1.0 Un_scaffold_7090, whole genome shotgun sequence genome window below encodes:
- the LOC124029638 gene encoding voltage-dependent calcium channel subunit alpha-2/delta-2-like: MTYYDSKAELDYQYSLQDGDGETVSPPLQVEFVYDPNFKNKVNYSFTAVQIPTDIYKGGSSCPCQAMDNRNVVAVEVGLCA; this comes from the exons ATGACGTATTATGATTCCAAGGCAGAGCTAGACTAT CAGTACTCCCTGCAAGATGGTGATGGGGAAACAGTGAGCCCTCCACTACAGGTGGAGTTTGTGTATGACCCTAACTTCAAAAACAAGGTCAACTACTCCTTCACAGCCGTTCAGATCCCCACAGACATCTACAAAGGAG GGAGCTCCTGCCCATGTCAAGCAATGGATAATAGAAATGTTGTAGCGGTAGAGGTGGGATTATGCGCTTAG